In one Populus nigra chromosome 12, ddPopNigr1.1, whole genome shotgun sequence genomic region, the following are encoded:
- the LOC133669815 gene encoding CBL-interacting serine/threonine-protein kinase 11-like, giving the protein MPEIESVSENALFGKYEVGKLLGCGAFAKVYHARDVQTGKSVAIKIINKKKISNPSLMSNIKREISIMRRLNHPHIVKLIEVLATKTKIYFVIEYVKGGELFAKVAKGRFSEDLSRKYFHQLISAVGYCHSRGIFHRDLKPENLLLDENGSLKVSDFGLSAVTDQIRTDGLLHTLCGTPAYVAPEILAKKGYDGAKVDVWSCGVVLFVLTAGFLPFNDPNLMAMYKKIYKGEFRCPKWMSTDLKRFLSRLLDTNPETRITIDEILKDPWFKKGKHKEINFYDEELNKGDEKKDEELASTSLNAFDIISFSSGLNLSGLFDDSYNVVDDGERFVSTESPENLMKKIEEFAKEERLRVKRRKEWGLEMEGQNGNLMIAVEVYRLTDTLFVVEAKRSGGDAGCFKETWKNKLKPVIMAT; this is encoded by the coding sequence ATGCCGGAGATCGAAAGCGTATCGGAAAATGCCTTGTTTGGCAAGTATGAGGTTGGAAAGCTTCTCGGATGTGGAGCCTTCGCGAAGGTGTACCATGCTCGAGATGTTCAAACAGGAAAAAGTGTCGCTATCAAGATTATCAACAAGAAGAAGATCTCTAACCCTAGCTTGATGTCCAACATCAAGCGGGAGATCTCCATCATGAGAAGGCTAAACCATCCTCATATTGTGAAACTGATCGAAGTCTTGGCTACCAAGACGAAGATTTATTTCGTTATAGAGTATGTTAAAGGTGGAGAATTGTTTGCCAAGGTTGCTAAAGGGCGATTTAGCGAAGATCTTAGCAGGAAATATTTTCACCAGTTGATTTCTGCGGTAGGTTATTGCCATTCTCGAGGAATTTTTCATCGTGATTTGAAACCTGAAAACTTGCTTCTTGATGAAAATGGGAGCCTGAAGGTTTCAGATTTTGGTCTAAGTGCTGTTACAGATCAGATCCGAACTGATGGGCTCTTGCACACGCTTTGTGGAACTCCTGCTTATGTTGCTCCTGAGATTCTTGCAAAGAAAGGTTATGATGGTGCTAAGGTTGATGTCTGGTCTTGCGGGGTTGTTCTCTTTGTCTTAACAGCTGGTTTTTTGCCTTTTAATGATCCAAACTTGATGgccatgtataaaaaaatttacaaaggtGAATTCCGATGCCCTAAATGGATGTCCACCGATTTGAAACGATTCTTGTCTCGGCTTCTTGATACGAATCCGGAGACAAGGATCACCATTGATGAGATTCTGAAGGATCCTTGGTTCAAGAAAGGGAAGCATAAGGAAATTAATTTCTACGACGAGGAGCTCAACAAGGGTGATGAGAAAAAGGATGAGGAATTAGCTTCTACAAGCTTGAATGCCTTCGATATCATATCTTTCTCCTCCGGCTTGAACCTATCAGGGTTGTTTGATGATTCATATAACGTGGTTGATGACGGAGAAAGATTTGTGTCGACCGAATCGCCAGAGAATTTGATGAAGAAGATTGAGGAGTTTGCAAAGGAGGAGAGGTTGAGGgtgaagagaaggaaagaatggGGGTTGGAGATGGAAGGTCAAAATGGTAACCTGATGATAGCGGTCGAGGTTTACCGGTTAACCGATACTTTGTTTGTTGTGGAGGCTAAGAGGAGTGGTGGTGATGCTGGATGCTTTAAGGAGACATGGAAGAATAAGCTTAAGCCTGTGATTATGGCTACTTAG